From the Paucidesulfovibrio gracilis DSM 16080 genome, one window contains:
- a CDS encoding peptidylprolyl isomerase: MKIARFLLWSCCAVLLLAACSSEGDDLGIVARVNGEPIYLSQLEFQHDLLHMDGAGAFVPTVEALRDEYGKILGDLIVLEMVHQELRSRGLEVTEEELAEQERKVRSDYPDDTFEQVLVEEYIDLAAWRERLRYHRSLEKFHELVLRPQVKIDYREADAYYREHIKDFQLPETLRVLVVRAADKSSLRKALKIWRDSTDPEAMQEVGNVAVHEITVRQRQLSSPWLEALQELPDGEASQIIEEKFGYEALVLLERLPAKLLDPTQAYPLVEQALTRRKVAQAFEKWLSGAWKRYHIEVSRHLLPVEESEETAVAGSGQEEAGAALDAATGDSEHSDADAVSPGETESSPASATDAEE; this comes from the coding sequence ATGAAGATCGCCCGCTTTTTATTGTGGAGTTGTTGTGCTGTGTTGCTTCTGGCTGCCTGTTCTTCGGAAGGGGACGATCTGGGGATCGTGGCCCGGGTGAATGGTGAGCCTATTTATCTGTCGCAGCTGGAGTTTCAGCATGATTTGCTGCATATGGACGGGGCCGGAGCATTTGTCCCCACCGTGGAAGCCTTGCGGGACGAGTATGGGAAGATTTTGGGAGATCTGATCGTACTGGAAATGGTCCACCAGGAACTACGTTCGCGCGGCCTGGAGGTAACCGAAGAAGAACTGGCCGAGCAAGAACGAAAAGTCCGTTCAGATTACCCCGATGACACTTTTGAACAAGTTCTGGTGGAAGAATATATTGATCTTGCGGCCTGGCGGGAGCGTCTACGCTACCATCGTTCCTTGGAAAAATTTCATGAACTTGTGCTTCGGCCTCAGGTCAAAATTGATTACCGCGAAGCGGATGCGTATTACCGAGAACACATCAAGGATTTTCAGCTTCCCGAGACACTGCGTGTTCTGGTGGTACGTGCGGCAGACAAGTCGTCGCTGCGAAAAGCTTTGAAGATCTGGCGGGACTCCACAGATCCTGAAGCCATGCAGGAAGTCGGCAACGTGGCCGTGCATGAGATCACCGTGCGGCAACGACAGCTCTCTTCCCCTTGGTTGGAGGCGTTACAGGAACTGCCCGATGGGGAAGCAAGTCAAATCATAGAAGAAAAATTTGGGTACGAGGCTCTCGTCCTGTTGGAACGGCTTCCAGCCAAATTATTGGACCCCACCCAGGCATATCCTCTTGTTGAGCAGGCTTTGACGCGGCGTAAAGTGGCGCAGGCCTTTGAAAAGTGGCTTTCAGGAGCCTGGAAGCGATATCACATTGAAGTGAGCCGACATCTGCTGCCTGTGGAGGAATCCGAAGAAACCGCTGTGGCTGGTTCCGGTCAGGAAGAAGCGGGCGCAGCGTTGGATGCGGCAACCGGGGACTCCGAACATTCGGACGCCGATGCCGTGTCCCCCGGGGAAACCGAGTCCAGCCCTGCGTCGGCCACGGATGCCGAAGAGTAG
- a CDS encoding chemotaxis protein CheW, which translates to MEKNQIHQDDALIQLVTFRIGEEEFGVDILAVQEIIRTMAITKVPKAPEFVEGVINLRGKVIPIVDLRRRFGMDQRATDKHNRIIVIETASVIVGFMVDSVSEVLRIPANTIEAPPAVVSGLESDYIDGVGKLDDRLLIMLNLDRLLSGQEKEALNKVG; encoded by the coding sequence ATGGAAAAGAACCAGATACACCAGGATGATGCTCTGATCCAGTTGGTTACGTTCCGTATCGGCGAAGAAGAGTTCGGCGTGGATATCCTGGCGGTGCAGGAGATCATCCGGACCATGGCCATAACCAAGGTTCCCAAGGCTCCTGAGTTCGTAGAGGGCGTGATCAATCTTCGGGGCAAGGTGATCCCGATTGTGGATCTTCGTCGCCGTTTTGGCATGGACCAGCGTGCAACCGACAAACACAATCGTATCATCGTCATTGAGACCGCCAGTGTGATTGTTGGGTTCATGGTCGATTCCGTGTCCGAGGTGCTTCGGATTCCAGCCAATACCATCGAAGCGCCTCCTGCCGTCGTGTCTGGGTTGGAGTCTGATTACATTGATGGCGTTGGGAAATTGGATGATCGTCTTTTGATCATGCTGAACCTTGATCGTTTGCTTTCCGGTCAGGAAAAGGAAGCCCTGAACAAGGTGGGATAA
- a CDS encoding UDP-glucose dehydrogenase family protein — translation MNVCIVGTGYVGLVSAACFAEMGNDVVCVDVNPEIVETLRAGKVHIFEPGLEELVRRNVAEGRLSFTSSLAEGLKNALFAFITVGTPSRPDGSCDLCYVDAVASEIGQTMTSYKIVVDKSTVPVGTADRVRGIIQKELDARGDSLEFDVVSNPEFLKEGDAVTDFMKPDRVIVGTENVRTAELLRALYSPFARSREKLLVMKTRSAEMTKYAANCMLATKISFINEMAGICERVGADVGEVRLGIGSDHRIGYHFIYPGMGYGGSCFPKDVKALIDTARDNDFEPRLIAAVDEVNNRQKIVLADKIKDYFADQGGVAGKTLALWGIAFKANTDDIREAPALELIRVLTSEGMRVRAFDPVAGERARQALQDNELVELVEEQYETLTGASALAVVTDWNQFRNPDFERIRDALQAPLLFDGRNLYSPELMAQSGFAYFSIGRVSVTPE, via the coding sequence ATGAACGTTTGTATTGTTGGAACCGGATATGTAGGCCTTGTCAGTGCGGCCTGTTTTGCGGAGATGGGCAATGATGTGGTCTGCGTGGACGTGAATCCGGAAATCGTGGAGACCCTTCGGGCGGGCAAGGTACATATTTTTGAGCCGGGACTGGAGGAGCTGGTACGCCGCAACGTGGCGGAGGGCCGCCTCTCTTTTACCTCGAGTCTCGCTGAAGGACTGAAGAACGCTTTGTTCGCCTTCATCACCGTGGGCACGCCCTCCCGGCCTGATGGTTCGTGTGATCTTTGCTACGTGGACGCTGTGGCCTCAGAGATCGGTCAAACCATGACATCATATAAAATTGTTGTCGACAAATCCACGGTGCCGGTGGGAACGGCCGACCGCGTGCGCGGGATTATCCAGAAGGAGTTGGATGCCCGGGGAGATTCGCTGGAATTCGATGTGGTTTCCAACCCAGAATTTTTGAAGGAAGGCGACGCGGTAACGGATTTCATGAAGCCCGACCGTGTGATTGTTGGAACGGAAAACGTCCGCACCGCGGAGTTGTTGCGGGCTCTCTATTCGCCATTTGCCAGGTCGCGGGAAAAGTTATTGGTTATGAAGACCCGCAGCGCGGAGATGACGAAATACGCAGCGAACTGCATGCTGGCCACCAAGATTAGTTTCATCAATGAAATGGCTGGCATTTGTGAGCGCGTCGGCGCGGATGTGGGCGAGGTCCGCTTGGGAATCGGCTCGGACCACCGCATTGGGTACCATTTCATTTATCCCGGCATGGGATATGGTGGGTCGTGTTTTCCCAAGGATGTAAAAGCACTTATTGATACGGCACGGGATAATGATTTCGAACCTCGACTTATTGCGGCCGTCGATGAAGTCAATAATCGACAAAAAATTGTGCTGGCGGACAAGATCAAGGACTATTTTGCGGATCAGGGTGGTGTTGCGGGGAAAACGCTGGCGCTTTGGGGTATAGCCTTTAAGGCCAACACTGACGATATCCGCGAGGCACCGGCCTTGGAGTTGATCCGAGTACTTACTTCGGAGGGCATGCGTGTTCGTGCTTTTGACCCCGTTGCCGGGGAGCGGGCGCGCCAGGCCTTGCAGGACAACGAGCTTGTGGAGCTTGTGGAGGAACAATACGAAACGCTGACCGGGGCCAGTGCATTGGCCGTGGTCACGGACTGGAACCAGTTCCGCAATCCTGATTTTGAACGTATTCGCGATGCGCTGCAAGCCCCCCTGTTGTTTGATGGACGCAATCTCTATTCGCCTGAATTGATGGCCCAAAGCGGATTCGCATATTTCAGCATCGGCCGTGTGTCCGTGACGCCGGAGTAG
- the mfd gene encoding transcription-repair coupling factor, whose protein sequence is MSRYSLPPLLAEFLNGRGNHLRIFKSGPAGQAVAADALLRSGHNVVLIAPGASEYREIIALLRLFSGDDLSLPVWDRRWVTLGTHRPELPEAGGWSGRMATLHAMVHGSRPKGLLLTADNLLPFWPGVDTVRNSFTALARGEELLLDQMLEQLVSWGYRRRKVVSEPGEMAVRGDILDIFAPGYTQPLRLDFFGDTLESIRLFDAASQRSRQELEEITLLPVTPTPMTGSRPDQARAWWRELRSTGEMGALDEQGLCSALDAEEPWFLPGLYSKKAVALEEFFPSDAVFVLSSAENLRQRVEDAGEAWRGFVERRQRDAQQRWPLVSLCRGTDSARNAWIGRRQLVFEDLTLGVEKNGLDLVEARYSDFSDLFWRPDQAQRPWAALVEALREWTHQQGQTVLCFRTDRSRAKFLSLLEGETLDIALEYQPERNGLFALTAPLTKGFELPWLRMRLLGEDVIQPRRESRVRVRDKRFQGLDRYDGLLEGDLLVHRDYGLARFGGLQPLRTGEVENDYLLLQFDAEDKLYLPVDRINLVQRFKGPEGTSPALDKLGGTRWAKTTARVRKALEKIAHELVEMYAVRRVTKGFAYGEPGEMYHEFESGFGFDATPDQEKAVREVFTDMARPEPMDRLVCGDVGFGKTEVALRAAFRAVEEGRQVALLCPTTVLAEQHYQTFKKRMDPFGVNIGLLSRFVPPKRQKTVVAAASRGEIDVLIGTHRLLSKDVDLPNLGLMILDEEQRFGVKHKERLKHFRKHIDVLTLTATPIPRTLQLSLSGLRGLSVIETPPQDRKPVQTALVERDEAQLAEALKLELDRGGQVFWVHNRVQGLERVAEFVQKLAPEARVGMAHGQLPERALEDVMHRFWHKELDVLVATAIIESGLDFPNVNTLIVDQAQMFGLGQLYQLRGRVGRSERQAYAYFVVSSLEALPETSKRRLRIILDMDYLGAGFRVAMEDLRLRGAGNILGEVQSGNIAKVGLDLFLEMLEEEVRRVRGEERPVRTEPELGFAFKAHIPGEYVPDAKERLGYYRALSSAADDAARKEIEAELRDRFGAIPESVRNFLSVLELKELLATLQVQRADLYPGRAVISWGEEVTVVTPEHLIRWVAQRPESAKLLPPGRLEVRWASPQPDTALGLEYLRNELQSLATEFTEPETVRTEAE, encoded by the coding sequence ATGAGTCGATACTCCCTGCCGCCGCTTTTGGCGGAATTTCTTAATGGCCGCGGAAACCATCTGCGTATTTTTAAGAGTGGTCCTGCCGGCCAGGCTGTTGCAGCGGACGCCTTGTTGCGTTCCGGACATAATGTCGTGCTTATCGCTCCCGGGGCTTCCGAATATCGGGAAATCATCGCGCTGCTGCGTCTTTTTTCCGGTGACGATCTGTCACTCCCCGTATGGGATCGGCGTTGGGTTACGTTGGGGACGCATCGTCCGGAGCTTCCCGAAGCCGGGGGGTGGTCCGGGCGTATGGCCACGTTGCATGCCATGGTCCACGGTTCGCGGCCCAAAGGGCTACTTTTGACTGCCGACAACCTGCTTCCATTTTGGCCGGGCGTGGACACTGTTCGTAACAGCTTTACAGCTTTGGCGCGCGGCGAAGAACTGTTGCTGGACCAAATGCTGGAGCAGTTGGTGAGTTGGGGCTATCGTCGTCGAAAGGTCGTTTCCGAACCTGGAGAGATGGCGGTCCGTGGGGATATTCTGGACATTTTCGCCCCAGGCTATACGCAGCCGCTGCGTCTTGACTTCTTTGGCGACACGCTGGAGAGCATTCGCCTTTTTGATGCCGCGTCCCAGCGCTCCCGACAAGAATTGGAAGAAATAACGCTGTTGCCCGTGACCCCTACTCCCATGACCGGAAGCCGGCCCGATCAGGCCCGGGCGTGGTGGCGTGAACTCCGTAGCACCGGGGAAATGGGTGCGCTGGATGAGCAGGGCTTGTGCTCGGCTTTGGATGCGGAGGAGCCATGGTTTTTGCCTGGGTTGTATTCCAAGAAAGCCGTCGCGTTGGAGGAGTTTTTTCCATCGGATGCCGTGTTCGTGCTCAGTTCCGCCGAGAACCTGCGTCAGCGGGTTGAAGACGCGGGAGAAGCTTGGCGGGGTTTTGTGGAGCGTCGCCAACGTGATGCGCAACAGCGTTGGCCGCTGGTTTCCCTTTGTCGGGGAACGGACTCCGCCCGCAATGCCTGGATCGGCCGAAGACAGTTGGTGTTCGAGGATTTGACTCTGGGCGTGGAAAAAAATGGGCTTGATTTGGTGGAAGCCCGCTACAGTGATTTTTCGGATTTGTTTTGGCGGCCGGATCAAGCGCAACGCCCATGGGCCGCTTTGGTCGAAGCCCTTCGGGAATGGACCCATCAGCAAGGACAAACTGTTCTTTGTTTTCGCACGGACCGCTCCCGGGCCAAGTTTTTGAGTCTCCTGGAAGGTGAGACACTGGATATCGCTCTGGAGTATCAGCCGGAGCGTAATGGTTTGTTTGCCTTGACCGCGCCATTGACCAAAGGATTCGAGTTGCCCTGGCTGCGGATGCGGCTGCTGGGCGAGGACGTGATCCAACCACGGCGGGAGAGCCGGGTTCGGGTTCGTGACAAACGATTTCAGGGGCTGGATCGCTATGATGGTCTGCTCGAAGGGGATTTGTTGGTCCATCGGGACTACGGGTTGGCGCGGTTTGGCGGGTTGCAGCCTTTACGAACAGGGGAAGTGGAGAACGATTATCTTTTGTTGCAGTTTGACGCCGAGGACAAGCTCTATTTGCCCGTGGATCGGATTAACTTGGTCCAACGCTTTAAGGGGCCGGAAGGCACGTCGCCTGCTTTAGACAAGCTTGGCGGCACCCGTTGGGCCAAGACCACGGCTCGGGTGCGTAAGGCTCTGGAAAAAATCGCGCATGAGTTGGTGGAGATGTATGCCGTTCGTCGGGTGACCAAAGGTTTTGCCTACGGGGAGCCTGGTGAGATGTACCATGAGTTTGAATCCGGGTTCGGTTTTGATGCTACACCGGATCAGGAAAAGGCCGTTCGGGAAGTCTTTACGGACATGGCCCGACCGGAACCCATGGACAGACTTGTCTGCGGCGATGTGGGATTTGGCAAAACAGAAGTGGCGTTACGCGCCGCGTTTCGTGCTGTGGAGGAGGGGCGGCAGGTAGCGTTGCTTTGTCCCACCACGGTGTTGGCGGAACAGCATTACCAGACGTTTAAAAAACGTATGGATCCCTTTGGCGTCAATATCGGGCTTCTTTCGCGATTCGTTCCTCCCAAGCGGCAAAAAACTGTTGTCGCCGCCGCCTCAAGAGGGGAAATTGATGTGCTCATCGGAACCCATCGACTGTTGTCCAAAGACGTGGATTTGCCCAATCTGGGACTCATGATTCTGGACGAGGAGCAGCGTTTCGGCGTTAAGCACAAAGAACGGCTCAAACATTTTCGCAAGCATATTGATGTATTGACCCTGACAGCCACGCCCATTCCCCGCACGCTGCAACTTTCATTGTCCGGGTTGCGGGGGCTTTCCGTCATTGAAACACCACCCCAGGACCGCAAACCCGTGCAAACCGCGTTGGTGGAACGCGACGAGGCCCAGCTCGCCGAAGCGTTGAAGTTGGAGTTGGATCGTGGGGGGCAGGTCTTTTGGGTTCATAATCGGGTTCAGGGGCTGGAGCGCGTTGCGGAATTTGTTCAAAAACTGGCTCCCGAGGCACGTGTGGGCATGGCGCATGGTCAACTGCCTGAACGAGCGCTGGAAGACGTCATGCACCGTTTTTGGCACAAGGAGCTGGATGTCCTTGTGGCCACGGCCATCATCGAATCGGGCCTGGATTTTCCCAATGTGAACACACTGATTGTGGATCAGGCCCAGATGTTTGGGCTTGGCCAGTTGTACCAGCTGCGCGGTCGGGTGGGGCGCAGTGAGCGCCAAGCCTATGCGTATTTTGTGGTCTCCTCTCTGGAGGCGTTGCCCGAGACCTCCAAACGACGGTTGCGCATTATCCTTGATATGGATTATCTCGGAGCCGGGTTCCGGGTTGCCATGGAAGACTTGCGCTTGCGTGGTGCCGGGAATATCCTTGGGGAAGTGCAGTCCGGCAATATCGCCAAAGTGGGACTGGATTTGTTCTTGGAAATGTTGGAGGAAGAGGTTCGCCGGGTGCGCGGCGAAGAACGGCCCGTCCGGACGGAACCGGAACTTGGGTTCGCTTTCAAGGCGCATATTCCCGGGGAGTACGTTCCGGACGCCAAGGAGCGGCTCGGTTATTACCGGGCACTGTCTTCTGCCGCGGATGATGCGGCACGAAAGGAAATTGAGGCGGAGTTGCGGGACCGTTTTGGGGCAATTCCCGAATCCGTGCGGAACTTTTTGTCGGTGTTGGAATTGAAGGAGCTGTTGGCGACCTTGCAGGTGCAGCGGGCTGATCTTTATCCCGGCCGAGCTGTGATATCCTGGGGAGAAGAGGTCACCGTGGTTACTCCCGAGCATTTGATCCGCTGGGTTGCCCAGCGGCCGGAATCCGCCAAGCTGCTTCCGCCCGGACGTTTGGAAGTGCGTTGGGCAAGCCCGCAGCCGGATACCGCTTTGGGGTTGGAATATTTGCGAAATGAATTACAATCTCTGGCCACCGAGTTTACGGAGCCGGAAACAGTACGGACGGAAGCTGAATGA
- a CDS encoding methyl-accepting chemotaxis protein: MSGDSFFARIRGMSITARLVCASLVFLLPIAILSYFLVSASYDDIRLARLEVRGNAYIRPLSTMLQQITEHERLVSLAVAGGIDESRLRNLEKSIDARFEILERIHADMAPVLELDEAGLLRRGKQRLALQALLERWEELKKWKRLSPRASTAKHSALVHDLMELIALVGGTSRLGLDPDQDSSALVRLVLKRLPATQALVSEVVTHAELALNTGSVSSMTRRKLLLLGAELRRIGYIEVLADGRTALEEDEFYYDESASLQENLTPLLRRYEAAARDFLEYVNMLSDPARWTLVKGPIFMQSAFQLRRTASELSETASAELDVLLERRLAEYRSMLWIIGLSSSGALVVAFGLVLLIGRSVVVPIGRLRRFTRRIAQEEFSATLDNHLYGEMAELASDIEAMLATLKRLGFAQGLLDGMTSPCFVVDTKFCLTFVNQPMLDLLEREGSPEEQLGSHVSEFFYKGAKGDILAEHVQSAREAIVNHERELLTDRGNTRFIRLDAVPLYDLEGVLMGSCTIASDLTVVKKNEQAVLRQYETMSQVAARAETIADEVASASARLERKMERVTAGADTQKKRTVETVTAMEQMNASVAEVARNAGDAAREAQEGMGKAEEGERTVDGVIAAIREVQGHADTLRESMRALNQEAEGIGTVMNVIEDIADQTNLLALNAAIEAARAGEAGRGFAVVADEVRKLAEKTMEATKQVGRAVVSIQGSTEKSVQATDNAAGAVRTSTEQAAVAGVALQEIVQVIDSNSVQVRAIATAAEEQAATSEEISRSLSGIDAESDDTLRHADESRQAIERLARLSEDLRRAIREMREE, translated from the coding sequence ATGTCCGGCGATTCCTTTTTCGCACGTATTCGCGGTATGAGCATTACGGCGAGGTTGGTGTGCGCCAGCCTGGTATTCCTTTTGCCCATCGCCATCCTTTCATATTTTTTGGTCTCCGCCAGCTATGATGACATTCGTTTGGCACGGTTGGAGGTACGCGGCAACGCCTATATTCGTCCCTTGTCCACCATGCTCCAGCAAATCACCGAGCATGAGCGCTTGGTATCGCTTGCGGTAGCCGGGGGGATTGATGAATCCAGACTCCGCAACCTTGAGAAAAGCATTGACGCCCGGTTTGAAATTTTGGAGCGCATCCATGCGGATATGGCTCCGGTTTTGGAACTTGACGAAGCCGGGTTGCTTCGTCGGGGCAAGCAGCGTTTGGCGTTGCAGGCTCTGCTTGAGCGCTGGGAGGAGTTGAAGAAGTGGAAACGGCTTTCACCACGGGCGTCCACGGCCAAGCATTCCGCGTTGGTACATGACCTGATGGAGCTTATCGCTCTGGTTGGGGGAACCTCCAGGCTTGGGCTTGATCCTGATCAGGATTCTTCGGCTCTGGTTCGGCTCGTTTTGAAGCGATTGCCCGCTACGCAGGCACTTGTATCCGAAGTTGTGACGCATGCGGAGTTGGCGTTGAATACGGGCAGTGTTTCGAGCATGACGCGTCGGAAATTGCTGTTGCTCGGTGCTGAATTGCGTCGTATCGGGTACATTGAAGTGCTGGCCGATGGGCGAACCGCGTTGGAGGAAGATGAGTTTTATTATGACGAGAGCGCGAGTCTTCAGGAAAATTTGACTCCACTGTTGCGCCGCTATGAGGCGGCTGCCAGAGATTTTCTCGAGTATGTAAACATGCTTTCGGACCCGGCACGATGGACCTTGGTCAAGGGGCCGATTTTTATGCAGTCCGCCTTTCAGTTGCGCCGGACAGCGTCGGAGTTGTCCGAGACGGCATCCGCGGAGCTGGATGTGCTGTTGGAACGGCGACTGGCCGAGTATCGATCCATGCTGTGGATTATTGGGCTGAGTTCCAGTGGAGCACTGGTGGTGGCCTTTGGGCTGGTCCTTCTCATTGGCCGGAGCGTCGTGGTGCCGATTGGGCGACTGCGGCGTTTCACCCGGCGTATTGCCCAGGAAGAGTTCAGCGCCACGTTGGACAACCATCTGTATGGTGAGATGGCGGAGCTTGCCAGCGATATTGAGGCGATGCTTGCCACCCTGAAGCGCCTTGGATTTGCGCAGGGATTGCTGGACGGTATGACGTCTCCCTGCTTTGTGGTGGACACGAAGTTTTGTCTCACTTTTGTGAATCAACCCATGCTGGATTTGTTGGAACGGGAGGGGAGTCCGGAGGAACAGTTAGGTTCCCACGTTTCGGAGTTCTTTTATAAGGGGGCAAAAGGGGACATTCTGGCGGAACATGTTCAATCGGCACGCGAAGCGATTGTCAACCATGAGCGTGAATTGCTGACGGATCGGGGGAATACCCGGTTTATCCGACTGGATGCGGTTCCGCTGTACGATTTGGAAGGCGTGCTGATGGGATCCTGCACCATTGCATCGGATTTGACCGTTGTGAAAAAGAATGAGCAGGCCGTGCTGCGGCAGTATGAAACCATGTCTCAGGTGGCAGCAAGGGCTGAGACCATAGCCGACGAAGTGGCGTCCGCTTCCGCCCGTTTGGAGCGGAAGATGGAAAGGGTAACAGCCGGAGCGGATACGCAAAAAAAACGTACAGTGGAAACCGTTACGGCCATGGAACAAATGAACGCCTCGGTGGCCGAGGTGGCGCGTAATGCCGGAGATGCGGCCCGGGAGGCCCAGGAGGGGATGGGCAAGGCCGAGGAAGGAGAGCGTACCGTTGACGGCGTGATTGCGGCTATTCGAGAGGTGCAGGGCCATGCGGACACGCTGCGTGAGTCGATGCGGGCCTTGAATCAGGAAGCCGAAGGAATCGGAACCGTCATGAACGTCATTGAGGACATTGCCGACCAGACAAATTTGTTGGCGTTGAATGCCGCTATTGAAGCGGCCCGTGCCGGGGAAGCGGGACGTGGTTTCGCCGTGGTCGCGGACGAGGTGCGGAAGCTGGCGGAAAAAACCATGGAAGCGACCAAACAGGTGGGCCGTGCTGTCGTGAGCATCCAGGGCAGCACGGAAAAAAGTGTGCAGGCCACGGACAATGCCGCCGGAGCCGTTCGGACCTCCACGGAACAGGCCGCGGTGGCGGGAGTGGCGTTGCAGGAAATTGTGCAGGTTATCGACAGCAACTCCGTCCAGGTCCGGGCCATTGCCACGGCTGCGGAAGAGCAGGCGGCCACGAGTGAGGAAATCAGCCGCTCGTTAAGTGGAATCGACGCGGAAAGTGACGATACGTTGCGTCATGCGGACGAATCCCGGCAGGCCATTGAACGGCTGGCACGGCTTTCTGAGGATCTGCGTCGGGCTATTCGGGAGATGCGCGAAGAATAG
- a CDS encoding holo-[acyl-carrier-protein] synthase: MVRGIGIDLVELDRIRDCHQRFGTRFIQKILTKQETARLNGRRDPVPYLAAMFAAKEAAVKALGTGFAQGVTLHNVEILHLPSGQPELHLHGRALEVAQALGVSSTHISLTHARDTAGAVVVLDG; encoded by the coding sequence ATGGTTCGCGGCATCGGCATCGACCTGGTAGAATTGGACCGCATTCGCGATTGCCACCAACGGTTCGGAACAAGGTTCATCCAAAAAATTCTTACCAAACAGGAAACGGCTCGTTTGAACGGACGCCGCGACCCCGTTCCCTATCTGGCCGCCATGTTTGCAGCCAAAGAAGCAGCGGTGAAGGCGCTGGGTACAGGCTTCGCCCAGGGAGTAACCCTGCACAATGTGGAGATTCTGCATCTCCCCTCGGGGCAACCGGAATTGCACCTGCATGGGCGCGCCCTTGAAGTGGCCCAGGCTCTTGGTGTATCCTCCACTCATATTTCCCTGACGCATGCGCGGGATACAGCCGGGGCCGTCGTCGTGCTCGATGGCTGA
- a CDS encoding pyridoxine 5'-phosphate synthase, translating into MPVLCVNIDHVATLRNARMGIEPEPVTAAAMCELAGAHGIIVHLREDRRHIRDRDVRTLRETLNTRLHLEMAATKEMQGIALETKPEMVCLVPEKRQELTTEGGLNCIGREQELADFLAPLHEAGIRSSLFVDADPKQVAAAASIGAEFIEIHTGHYADAASHAEQQQELDAILRGIDMAQEAGLLVNLGHGLNYTNIQPFARVRGIQEYSIGHSIMARAIFSGLDQAVRDMANLVRTFTD; encoded by the coding sequence ATGCCCGTACTCTGCGTCAATATCGATCATGTGGCCACCCTGCGCAACGCCCGGATGGGCATTGAACCTGAACCCGTCACTGCCGCCGCCATGTGCGAACTGGCCGGCGCCCACGGCATCATCGTGCATCTGCGTGAGGATCGCCGCCACATCCGCGACCGCGACGTACGCACCTTACGGGAAACCCTGAACACACGGCTGCATCTGGAAATGGCGGCCACTAAAGAGATGCAGGGAATCGCCTTGGAGACCAAGCCGGAAATGGTCTGCCTCGTACCGGAAAAACGGCAGGAACTCACAACGGAAGGCGGCCTCAACTGCATTGGAAGAGAACAGGAACTAGCCGACTTTCTTGCCCCGCTGCACGAGGCCGGAATCCGCTCCAGTCTTTTTGTGGATGCAGACCCGAAGCAAGTTGCAGCGGCAGCCTCCATCGGAGCAGAATTTATAGAAATCCACACAGGCCACTACGCTGACGCCGCATCCCATGCCGAACAGCAGCAAGAGCTGGATGCAATTCTGCGGGGCATCGACATGGCCCAGGAAGCCGGACTGCTCGTCAACCTCGGACATGGCCTGAACTATACCAATATTCAACCCTTTGCCCGTGTTCGGGGTATCCAGGAATATTCCATCGGTCACTCCATCATGGCCAGGGCCATTTTTTCCGGACTGGATCAGGCTGTGCGCGACATGGCGAATCTGGTTCGCACCTTCACAGACTAG